In a single window of the Nicotiana tomentosiformis chromosome 8, ASM39032v3, whole genome shotgun sequence genome:
- the LOC138897511 gene encoding uncharacterized protein, with product MGRGTVQLASSAATTYAAPPPARGAPVPVGCGAARGGAQSLGGPSHFYTMRGCQSLEASLYIVTGILIVQSHDVYALIDPRSILSYVTPYVAMEFWIEPEQLHEPFSVSTSVGESIVAARVYRDCVVTVHGRDIMADLIKLEMVDFDVIMGMDWLYSCFSKLD from the coding sequence ATGGGTAGAGGCACAGTACAActagccagttctgcagctactacatacgcagcacctcctccagctcgaggcgcCCCAGTACCCGTAGggtgtggtgcagctaggggtggcgcacagagtttgggaGGACCCAGCCATTTCTATACTATGAGGGGTTGCCAGAGTTTAGAGGCTTCTCTATatattgtcacaggtatattgattgtccaatctcatgatgtgtatgctcttattgatccccgTTCCattttgtcctatgttactccctatgttgctatggaattttggatagaaccagaacaactccatgagccgttctctgtatctacttcagttggtgagtctattgtggccgcgcgggtttatagggattgtgttgtcacggtgcatggtcgAGACATCATGGCCGACCTCATCAAATTGgagatggtcgattttgatgtaataatggggatggattggctttattcatgtttctcTAAGCTTGACTAG